The Tenebrio molitor chromosome 3, icTenMoli1.1, whole genome shotgun sequence genome contains a region encoding:
- the LOC138126503 gene encoding trypsin-1-like, with translation MKSALFVVFFVASASAVPTFIRTESLSPDEKIVGGDWTDISRVPWQVSVQYYKRHICGGSIIGIHYVVTAAHCTNGFNRTMMTVRFATSHRGYEGKVVGITSIHQHPYYNPQLDLDYDISLLHVGSPFRLSRNVAIISLPSSTTTSWPPGTSALVSGWGQDAETYDSPPLLKSVTVQMISESSCKEAYGQSITSRMLCASVDGGGKDACQGDSGGPLVIDNVLAGIVSWGNGCGRKGYPGVYSSVPALRDYIKKVTGI, from the exons ATGAAGTCAGCCTTATTTGTAGTCTTTTTCGTAGCATCTGCCTCGG cgGTACCTACTTTTATCCGTACGGAATCTTTGTCACCTGATGAGAAAATCGTAGGCGGTGACTGGACAGACATCAGCCGGGTCCCATGGCAAGTCTCAGTTCAATATTATAAAAGACACATCTGTGGTGGTTCCATAATCGGCATTCACTATGTTGTCACCGCCGCTCACTGCACCAATGG TTTCAATCGTACTATGATGACTGTGAGATTTGCTACCTCGCACCGTGGTTACGAAGGTAAGGTGGTCGGGATCACTAGCATTCACCAACACCCCTACTACAACCCCCAACTCGATCTTGATTATGACATCTCTCTTTTGCACGTGGGGTCACCTTTCCGTCTGAGCAGAAACGTAGCCATTATAAGCCTTCCGTCGTCGACCACCACCAGCTGGCCTCCTGGTACTTCCGCCTTGGTAAGCGGATGGGGACAGGACGCGGAGACTTACGACTCTCCGCCGTtgttgaaaagtgtcactgtCCAAATGATTAGCGAATCGAGCTGCAAAGAGGCATACGGACAAAGCATCACGAGTCGCATGTTATGCGCTAGTGTTGACGGTGGAGGAAAAGATGCGTGCCAAGGAGATTCCGGAGGTCCACTTGTTATCGATAATGTTCTTGCTGGTATTGTGTCTTGGGGAAATGGATGTGGCCGCAAAGGTTATCCTGGAGTCTATTCTAGCGTACCTGCTCTCCGCGACTATATCAAAAAAGTCACGGGAATATAA
- the LOC138126832 gene encoding trypsin-1-like: MKSALFVVFFVASASAVPTFIRTESLSPDEKIVGGDQTDIELAPWQVSVQYNDRHICGGSIISTDYVVTAAHCTNGFNGNMMTIRFGTPYREIGGKMVGIRSIHQHPNYNSQLLDYDISLLYVTSRFILRGNVATISLPSSTTRWPPGTSALVSGWGKTAENGGSPLYLRSVTVKIVSESSCKDEYGESRITSRMLCAGVDGGGKDACQGDSGGPLVINNVLAGIVSWGYGCGDRRYPGVYSSVPALRGYIKKVTGI; the protein is encoded by the exons ATGAAGTCAGCCTTATTTGTAGTCTTTTTCGTAGCATCTGCCTCGG cgGTACCTACTTTTATCCGCACGGAATCTTTGTCACCTGATGAAAAAATCGTAGGCGGCGACCAGACAGACATCGAACTGGCCCCATGGCAAGTCTCAGTTCAATATAATGATAGACACATCTGTGGTGGTTCCATAATCAGCACTGACTATGTTGTCACCGCCGCTCACTGCACCAATGG TTTCAATGGTAACATGATGACTATCAGATTTGGTACCCCGTACCGGGAGATAGGAGGTAAGATGGTCGGGATCCGTAGCATTCACCAACACCCCAACTACAACTCCCAACTTCTGGATTATGACATCTCCCTTTTGTACGTGACGTCACGTTTCATTCTGCGGGGCAACGTAGCCACTATAAGCCTTCCGTCGTCAACCACCAGGTGGCCTCCTGGTACTTCCGCCTTGGTAAGCGGGTGGGGAAAGACAGCGGAGAATGGAGGGTCTCCGCTCTACTTACGAAGTGTCACTGTCAAAATAGTTAGCGAATCGAGCTGCAAAGACGAATACGGAGAAAGCAGGATCACGAGTCGCATGTTATGCGCTGGTGTTGACGGTGGAGGGAAAGATGCGTGCCAAGGAGATTCCGGAGGTCCACTTGTTATCAATAATGTTCTTGCTGGTATTGTGTCTTGGGGATATGGATGTGGTGACCGAAGGTATCCTGGAGTCTATTCTAGCGTACCTGCTCTCCGCGGCTATATCAAAAAAGTCACGGGAATATAA